Proteins found in one Lathamus discolor isolate bLatDis1 chromosome 7, bLatDis1.hap1, whole genome shotgun sequence genomic segment:
- the GMPPB gene encoding mannose-1-phosphate guanyltransferase beta has translation MRALILVGGFGTRLRPLTLSRPKPLVEFCNKAVLLHQLEALRRAGVTHVVLAVSYMSEALGAAMREQEQRLGIRISLSHEKEPLGTAGPLALARDLLAEDGEPFFVLNSDVICEFPFAALAQFHRHHGGEGSIVVTRVEEPAKYGVVVSEPGTGRICRFVEKPRVFVSNKINAGLYIFSPGILQRIQLRPTSIEKEIFPAMAQEGQLYAMELQGFWMDIGQPKDFLTGMCMYLQALRAQHPEKLHSGPGVVGNVLVDPSAKIGANCVIGPNVTIGAGVVVEDGVRIKRCTVLEGARIRSHSWLESCIVGWSCSVGQWVRMENVTVLGEDVIVNDELYLNGANVLPHKSISESVPEPRIIM, from the exons ATGCGGGCGCTGATCCTGGTGGGGGGCTTCGGGACGCGGCTGCGGCCGCTGACCCTGAGCCGGCCGAAGCCGCTGGTGGAGTTCTGCAACAAGGCGGTGCTGCTGCACCAGCTGGAGGCCCTGCGCCGCGCGGGCGTCACCCACGTGGTGCTGGCCGTCAGCTACATGTCGGAGGCGCTGGGAGCCGCCATGCGGGAGCAGGAGCAGCGG CTCGGCATCCGCATCTCCCTGTCCCACGAGAAGGAGCCGCTGGGCACAG CGGGGCCGCTGGCACTGGCGCGGGACCTGCTGGCCGAGGACGGGGAGCCCTTCTTTGTCCTCAACAGCGACGTGATCTGCGAGTTCCCCTTTGCGGCACTGGCCCAGTTCCACCGGCATCACGGCGGTGAGGGCTCAATTGTGGTGACCCGTGTGGAGGAGCCGGCCAAGTACGGTGTGGTGGTGAGTGAGCCCGGCACCGGCCGCATCTGCCGCTTTGTGGAGAAGCCGCGTGTCTTCGTGTCCAACAAGATCAATGCTGGGCTCTATATCTTCAGCCCCGGCATCCTACAGCGCATCCAG CTGCGCCCCACCTCTATTGAGAAGGAGATCTTCCCTGCCATGGCGCAGGAAGGGCAGCTCTACGCCATGGAGCTGCAGG gctTCTGGATGGACATCGGGCAGCCAAAGGACTTCCTTACGGGCATGTGCATGTACCTGCAGGCACTGCGGGCTCAGCACCCTGAGAAGCTGCACTCAGGGCCTGGTGTTGTAGGGAATGTGCTGGTG GACCCCAGCGCCAAGATCGGGGCAAACTGCGTCATTGGCCCTAATGTGACGATCGGGGCTGGCGTGGTGGTGGAGGACGGGGTGCGCATCAAGCGCTGCACCGTGCTGGAGGGGGCCCGCATTCGCTCCCACTCCTGGCTGGAGTCCTGCATTGtcggctggagctgctctgtggggcAATGG GTGCGCATGGAGAACGTGACGGTGCTGGGTGAGGATGTCATCGTCAACGACGAGCTCTACCTCAATGGGGCCAACGTGCTGCCACACAAGTCCATTTCTGAGTCGGTGCCAGAGCCGCGCATCATTATGTAG
- the IP6K1 gene encoding inositol hexakisphosphate kinase 1 isoform X2 — MCVCQTMEVGKYGKNATRSGDRGVLLEPFIHQVGGHSSMMRYDDHTVCKPLITREQRFYESLPPEMKEFTPEYKGVVSVCFEGDSDGYINLVAYPYVENEAVEQDDMPERDQPRRKHSRRSLHRSSSGTEHKEERPGLASDSTESIQETKSPRVDLHIHSDVPFQMLDGNSGLSSEKISYNPWSLRCHKQQLSRMRSESKDRKLYKFLLLENVVHHFRLPCVLDLKMGTRQHGDDASEEKAARQMKKCEQSTSATLGVRVCGMQVYQLDTGHYLCRNKYYGRGLSIEGFRNALYQYLHNGIELRKDLFEPILTKLRSLKAVLERQASYRFYSSSLLIIYDGKDSRAGMFVERRPEMRLKRVDSSAPESPQDGGSTEPSSSAQPKVDVRMIDFAHSTFKGFRDDPTVHDGPDMGYMFGLESLINIMEQMREENQ; from the exons ATGTGTGTTTGTCAAACCATGGAAGTGGGCAAGTATGGCAAGAATGCCACTCGATCCGGAGACCGGGGGGTCCTGCTGGAGCCTTTCATTCACCAGGTTGGTGGCCACAGCAGCATGATGCGCTATGACGACCACACTGTCTGCAAGCCCCTCATTACCAGAGAACAGCGCTTCTATGAATCTCTGCCCCCAGAAATGAAGGAGTTCACACCTGAGTACAAAG GTGTGGTATCTGTCTGTTTTGAAGGAGACAGTGACGGTTACATTAACCTGGTGGCCTATCCCTATGTGGAGAATGAGGCTGTGGAGCAGGACGACATGCCAGAGAGGGACCAGCCACGACGCAAGCACTCACGTCGGAGTCTTCACAGATCAAGCAGTGGCACTGAGCACAAGGAGGAGAGGCCTGGCCTGGCCAGTGACAGCACTGAAAG CATCCAGGAAACAAAGAGTCCCAGGGTGGACCTGCACATCCACTCAGATGTTCCATTTCAGATGTTGGATGGGAACAGTGGTCTGAGCTCTGAAAAGATCAGCTATAACCCCTGGAGCCTACGCTGTCATAAGCAGCAGCTGAGCCGCATGCGATCGGAGTCCAAGGACCGAAAACTCTACA AGTTCCTTTTGTTGGAGAACGTGGTGCATCACTTCAGGCTTCCCTGTGTACTTGATCTGAAGATGGGGACCAGACAGCATGGAGATGATGCATCTGAGGAGAAGGCTGCTCGGCAGATGAAAAAGTGTGAACAGAGCACTTCTGCCACCTTGGGCGTGCGTGTGTGTGGGATGCAG GTCTATCAGCTGGACACAGGGCATTACTTATGCAGGAATAAGTACTATGGACGTGGTCTTTCCATCGAGGGCTTCCGTAATGCTCTCTACCAGTATCTCCATAACGGCATTGAGCTTCGCAAAGACCTCTTTGAGCCTATCCTCACCAAACTGCGAAGCCTGAAGGCAGTTTTGGAAAGACAGGCCTCCTACCGCTTCTACTCCAGCTCCCTCCTCATCATTTATGATGGGAAGGACAGCAGGGCAGGAATGTTTGTGGAGCGCCGTCCGGAGATGCGCCTCAAGCGGGTGGACAGCTCTGCCCCAGAGAGCCCGCAGGATGGCGGCAGCACAGAGCCCAGCTCCTCGGCCCAGCCCAAGGTGGATGTGCGTATGATTGACTTTGCACATAGCACGTTCAAAGGCTTTCGGGATGACCCCACAGTGCATGACGGACCCGACATGGGTTACATGTTCGGGCTGGAAAGCCTCATCAACATCATGGAACAGATGCGTGAGGAAAACCAGTAG
- the IP6K1 gene encoding inositol hexakisphosphate kinase 1 isoform X1: protein MCVCQTMEVGKYGKNATRSGDRGVLLEPFIHQVGGHSSMMRYDDHTVCKPLITREQRFYESLPPEMKEFTPEYKGVVSVCFEGDSDGYINLVAYPYVENEAVEQDDMPERDQPRRKHSRRSLHRSSSGTEHKEERPGLASDSTESSIQETKSPRVDLHIHSDVPFQMLDGNSGLSSEKISYNPWSLRCHKQQLSRMRSESKDRKLYKFLLLENVVHHFRLPCVLDLKMGTRQHGDDASEEKAARQMKKCEQSTSATLGVRVCGMQVYQLDTGHYLCRNKYYGRGLSIEGFRNALYQYLHNGIELRKDLFEPILTKLRSLKAVLERQASYRFYSSSLLIIYDGKDSRAGMFVERRPEMRLKRVDSSAPESPQDGGSTEPSSSAQPKVDVRMIDFAHSTFKGFRDDPTVHDGPDMGYMFGLESLINIMEQMREENQ from the exons ATGTGTGTTTGTCAAACCATGGAAGTGGGCAAGTATGGCAAGAATGCCACTCGATCCGGAGACCGGGGGGTCCTGCTGGAGCCTTTCATTCACCAGGTTGGTGGCCACAGCAGCATGATGCGCTATGACGACCACACTGTCTGCAAGCCCCTCATTACCAGAGAACAGCGCTTCTATGAATCTCTGCCCCCAGAAATGAAGGAGTTCACACCTGAGTACAAAG GTGTGGTATCTGTCTGTTTTGAAGGAGACAGTGACGGTTACATTAACCTGGTGGCCTATCCCTATGTGGAGAATGAGGCTGTGGAGCAGGACGACATGCCAGAGAGGGACCAGCCACGACGCAAGCACTCACGTCGGAGTCTTCACAGATCAAGCAGTGGCACTGAGCACAAGGAGGAGAGGCCTGGCCTGGCCAGTGACAGCACTGAAAG CAGCATCCAGGAAACAAAGAGTCCCAGGGTGGACCTGCACATCCACTCAGATGTTCCATTTCAGATGTTGGATGGGAACAGTGGTCTGAGCTCTGAAAAGATCAGCTATAACCCCTGGAGCCTACGCTGTCATAAGCAGCAGCTGAGCCGCATGCGATCGGAGTCCAAGGACCGAAAACTCTACA AGTTCCTTTTGTTGGAGAACGTGGTGCATCACTTCAGGCTTCCCTGTGTACTTGATCTGAAGATGGGGACCAGACAGCATGGAGATGATGCATCTGAGGAGAAGGCTGCTCGGCAGATGAAAAAGTGTGAACAGAGCACTTCTGCCACCTTGGGCGTGCGTGTGTGTGGGATGCAG GTCTATCAGCTGGACACAGGGCATTACTTATGCAGGAATAAGTACTATGGACGTGGTCTTTCCATCGAGGGCTTCCGTAATGCTCTCTACCAGTATCTCCATAACGGCATTGAGCTTCGCAAAGACCTCTTTGAGCCTATCCTCACCAAACTGCGAAGCCTGAAGGCAGTTTTGGAAAGACAGGCCTCCTACCGCTTCTACTCCAGCTCCCTCCTCATCATTTATGATGGGAAGGACAGCAGGGCAGGAATGTTTGTGGAGCGCCGTCCGGAGATGCGCCTCAAGCGGGTGGACAGCTCTGCCCCAGAGAGCCCGCAGGATGGCGGCAGCACAGAGCCCAGCTCCTCGGCCCAGCCCAAGGTGGATGTGCGTATGATTGACTTTGCACATAGCACGTTCAAAGGCTTTCGGGATGACCCCACAGTGCATGACGGACCCGACATGGGTTACATGTTCGGGCTGGAAAGCCTCATCAACATCATGGAACAGATGCGTGAGGAAAACCAGTAG